From Nicotiana tabacum cultivar K326 chromosome 22, ASM71507v2, whole genome shotgun sequence, one genomic window encodes:
- the LOC142176512 gene encoding uncharacterized protein LOC142176512, protein MVRGVPLAEKLFIGGDFNWHIGSSADGYGEVHGKFGFWDKNEGGTSLLDFARAFELVIGNTSFFKKEEHLVTFWSMVAKTQIDYLLLKRGDRQLCVDFKVILSETLATQRRLLVMDVGILLRRKKRFVQGQPRIRWGALTRDEDQDLEGRLMAMGAWSISEDAIEMWTAIADCIRKAAREVLGVSKGYYGRHQGDWWWNNVVQGNVEANKGAYLW, encoded by the coding sequence ATGGTGCGCGGTGTGCCGCTTGCGGAGaagttattcataggaggggatttcaattgGCATATAGGGTCGTCTGCTGATGGATATGGAGAGGTGCATGGTAAATTCGGCTTTTGGGATAAGAATGAAGGAGGTACCTCACTGTTAGATTTTGCTAGAGCTTTTGAGTTGGTGATCGGGAACACTAGTTTTTTTAAGAaggaggagcatttggttacgTTCTGGAGTATGGTGGCTAAAACTCAGATTGATTACCTCCTCCTCAAGAGAGGTGATAGGCAGCTGTGTGTGGATTTCAAGGTTATCCTGAGTGAGACTCTCGCGACACAAcgtaggctcttggtgatggacgtcgGTATATTattaaggaggaagaagaggtttgTCCAGGGTCAACCGAggatcaggtggggagccttgacGAGGGATGAAGATCAAGATTTGGAGGGAAGGTTGATGGCTATGGGCGCCTGGAGCATTAGTGAGGACGCTATCGAGATGTGGACAGCTATAGCAGACTGTATAAGAAAAGCGGCGAGAGAGGTGCTAGGGGTCTCGAAGGGTTACTATGGCAGGCACCAAGGCGACTGGTGGTGGAATAATGTGGTCCAAGGTAATGTGGAAGCAAATAAAGGAGCATATCTTTGGTGA